The Solibacillus sp. FSL R7-0682 genome includes a window with the following:
- a CDS encoding NADH-dependent flavin oxidoreductase, whose protein sequence is MTNFFTQFTFNNGVTIRNRYVMAPMTTYSANTDDTVSDAEITYYRERSYGVGAVITACAYVIPNGKGFPGQISAHSDEYIPSLKRIANAIHDGGAKAILQIYHGGRQAVRDLVPNGDVVSASETVAADGGVARALTVEEIEEIVVAFGETTRRAIEAGFDGVEIHGANTYLLQQFFSGFTNKRTDRYGGSVEKRMTFLLEIIDCVNRVKAQYANDQFIIGYRFSPEEPEEDGITLDETIQLIDCLADDKLDYLHISLGDFRSEARRYSGKKENRIKILKRVIDGRVPFIGVGSIYSPEDAKEAMETGADLLALGRELLIEPHWVEKVAAGERVITEMDMSRDNHIPEPLMDRMKRNVGWVPGVK, encoded by the coding sequence ATGACAAATTTTTTTACACAATTTACTTTTAATAACGGTGTCACAATTCGCAATCGTTACGTAATGGCGCCGATGACAACTTACTCAGCAAATACTGATGATACAGTATCAGATGCGGAAATTACATATTACCGTGAGCGCTCATATGGTGTCGGTGCGGTGATTACAGCATGTGCTTACGTGATCCCTAATGGAAAAGGATTCCCAGGTCAAATCTCAGCGCATAGCGATGAATACATTCCGAGCTTAAAACGTATTGCGAATGCGATTCATGACGGTGGCGCCAAAGCAATTTTACAAATCTATCATGGTGGACGCCAAGCAGTACGTGACCTTGTGCCAAATGGCGATGTCGTAAGTGCAAGTGAAACCGTTGCAGCAGATGGCGGTGTGGCCCGTGCATTAACGGTTGAAGAAATTGAGGAAATTGTCGTAGCATTTGGTGAAACGACACGTCGAGCAATTGAAGCAGGATTTGATGGTGTGGAAATTCACGGTGCCAATACGTATTTATTACAACAATTCTTCTCAGGCTTTACAAATAAACGTACAGATCGTTACGGTGGCTCTGTTGAAAAACGTATGACATTCTTATTAGAAATTATCGATTGTGTAAACCGTGTAAAAGCGCAATATGCTAATGATCAATTTATTATTGGTTATCGTTTTAGCCCAGAAGAGCCTGAAGAAGACGGGATTACTCTAGATGAAACGATTCAACTTATAGATTGTTTAGCAGATGATAAACTAGATTACTTACACATTTCATTAGGGGATTTCCGTTCAGAAGCGCGTCGTTATAGCGGTAAAAAAGAAAATCGGATTAAAATTTTAAAACGCGTAATCGATGGTCGTGTACCGTTTATCGGTGTTGGTTCAATTTATTCACCAGAAGATGCGAAAGAAGCGATGGAAACAGGTGCTGATTTACTTGCTCTTGGTCGTGAGCTATTAATTGAACCTCACTGGGTAGAAAAAGTAGCAGCTGGTGAACGAGTTATTACTGAAATGGATATGAGTCGGGATAATCACATTCCAGAGCCACTAATGGACAGGATGAAACGTAATGTTGGTTGGGTGCCAGGCGTAAAATAA
- a CDS encoding NCS2 family permease, with protein MKNFFKFAERGTSYKTETLAGITTFLSIAYILIVNPIILSQSGMDHGAVFTATALTAIIGTLLMGLLANFPIAIAPSMGLNSFFTFSVCIGMGIDWQITLTGVFVAGIIFMLLSLFKIREKIINIIPIDLKYAIASGIGFFITFIGLKNGGLVVGNPDTFVSIGDLTSPMTLLAILGLIITIIMLVRGINGGIFYGMVITTIVGMIFGLIDVPASIVGSIPSIEPTFGVVFGHLDEIFTPEILTVIFTFLIVAFFDTAGALIGLTSQAGMMKDNKIPNIGKGLLADSAAGVIGAVLGTSTPATSVESSAGIAVGGKTGFTSVVIAACFVIALFFSPLVNVISVEVTSAALIIVGALMAMEIRRINWTKLEIVIPSFLTIIMMPLTSSVVIGIGLGFVLYPICLVAQKRSKEVHPIMYVLCLLFILYFAFIV; from the coding sequence ATGAAAAACTTTTTTAAATTTGCAGAACGGGGTACTTCCTATAAAACGGAAACACTCGCAGGGATTACGACCTTCTTATCGATCGCCTATATTTTAATCGTCAATCCAATTATCCTAAGCCAATCTGGAATGGATCACGGAGCTGTATTTACTGCAACTGCGCTTACGGCAATTATCGGCACACTGCTGATGGGCTTACTAGCGAACTTCCCAATTGCTATTGCACCGAGTATGGGATTAAACTCATTCTTTACGTTTTCAGTATGTATTGGAATGGGTATTGATTGGCAAATCACTTTAACGGGTGTTTTTGTTGCCGGTATTATTTTTATGTTATTAAGTTTATTTAAAATCCGAGAAAAGATTATTAATATCATCCCAATCGATTTAAAATATGCGATTGCTTCGGGTATTGGATTCTTTATCACTTTTATCGGGTTGAAAAATGGTGGCCTTGTGGTCGGTAATCCAGATACATTTGTGTCGATTGGCGATTTGACGTCACCGATGACACTACTTGCTATTCTAGGTCTTATTATTACGATTATTATGTTAGTACGTGGTATTAATGGTGGTATTTTCTACGGAATGGTTATAACAACGATTGTTGGTATGATTTTCGGATTAATCGATGTGCCTGCATCGATTGTTGGCAGTATCCCGAGCATTGAACCGACATTTGGTGTTGTGTTTGGCCATTTAGATGAGATTTTTACACCAGAAATTCTAACAGTTATTTTCACGTTCTTAATTGTAGCCTTCTTTGATACAGCGGGTGCATTAATTGGACTAACGAGTCAAGCAGGCATGATGAAAGACAACAAGATTCCGAACATTGGTAAAGGCTTACTTGCAGATTCGGCAGCGGGTGTAATTGGCGCTGTTTTAGGTACATCAACACCTGCAACAAGCGTTGAATCTTCTGCAGGTATTGCTGTCGGAGGAAAAACCGGCTTTACATCTGTTGTAATTGCTGCTTGTTTTGTCATTGCTTTATTCTTCTCCCCACTTGTGAACGTTATTTCAGTGGAAGTGACATCAGCTGCATTAATTATTGTAGGTGCACTCATGGCCATGGAAATCCGTCGAATCAACTGGACGAAGTTAGAAATTGTCATTCCGTCATTTTTAACAATTATTATGATGCCGCTAACTTCTAGTGTGGTCATCGGGATTGGGTTAGGTTTTGTTCTATATCCAATTTGCTTAGTCGCACAAAAGCGTTCTAAAGAAGTGCATCCCATTATGTATGTGCTTTGTTTATTATTCATTTTATACTTTGCTTTTATTGTATAA
- the yidC gene encoding membrane protein insertase YidC produces the protein MYKLKNVFLYVGIALSGLLLSGCQLQQNNGDSTFHKILVNPFISSLDGLASVLGDNYGFAIIIVTILIRLIIMPFMLKQQKSQQEMRAKMAVAKPEIDEIQRKLKEAVNPEEKQKIQREMLTLYQKHEINPLNIGCLPLIIQMPVLMGLYYAITSSEEIASHSFLWFSLGQPDLFVTAIAGILYFVQFKVSQSNMTIEQQKQMKFIGLLSPLMIVIFSSNAPAALPLYWSVGGLCLIIQTILGRRLYPIQIVQPNTKG, from the coding sequence GTGTACAAATTAAAAAACGTATTTTTATATGTGGGTATTGCATTGAGTGGATTATTGTTATCAGGCTGCCAATTACAACAAAATAATGGAGATAGTACTTTTCATAAAATTTTAGTCAATCCATTCATAAGCAGTTTAGACGGACTTGCTAGTGTATTGGGTGACAACTATGGTTTTGCTATCATAATTGTTACCATCCTTATTCGACTGATCATCATGCCTTTTATGTTAAAACAACAGAAGAGTCAGCAGGAGATGAGAGCAAAGATGGCGGTTGCAAAGCCGGAAATAGATGAAATACAGCGGAAACTTAAAGAAGCTGTAAATCCTGAAGAGAAGCAAAAGATACAGAGGGAAATGTTGACATTGTATCAAAAGCATGAAATCAACCCTTTAAATATCGGATGTCTGCCGCTTATTATTCAAATGCCTGTCCTAATGGGATTATACTACGCCATTACGAGTTCAGAAGAAATTGCTTCCCACTCATTTTTATGGTTTAGTCTAGGGCAGCCTGATTTATTTGTTACGGCAATCGCAGGAATATTATATTTTGTTCAATTTAAAGTTTCGCAATCTAATATGACAATCGAGCAGCAAAAACAAATGAAGTTTATAGGATTACTGTCACCGTTAATGATTGTGATTTTTTCTAGTAATGCTCCCGCAGCACTGCCGTTGTATTGGTCGGTCGGAGGATTATGCCTTATTATTCAAACTATCTTGGGCAGAAGGTTATATCCAATACAAATTGTGCAACCCAATACGAAAGGATAA
- a CDS encoding serine hydrolase domain-containing protein — protein sequence MIELSFNELEKKVKKIKIEAYVIYKGNTRIFEYLKNKKVLEKPSKVYSITKSIISILIGIMVDKGLIKNIHEPIHHYFPEILKFNNPMKEEITLFHLLTMTSGIQVGNFQSSKNWIKFILDQPMIHKPGTTFQYHNGNSHLLSAIIQKISGTSTESFAKKYLFHPLGINQYIWVKDPQGIHGGGFSISLNVEDLVKLGLLFLNKGQYNSKQLISSEFLQQMIKPYKQVDITIEGTRGYGYQLWTYESTKYNKQLEYYYASGLYGQYIFIVPKLNIMAVVKSHLQYDQQSAPRLFFEELLGSWMDE from the coding sequence ATGATTGAATTATCTTTTAATGAGTTAGAGAAGAAGGTCAAAAAGATTAAAATTGAAGCTTATGTCATTTATAAAGGAAATACACGAATCTTTGAATATTTAAAGAATAAAAAGGTCTTAGAGAAGCCTTCAAAGGTCTATTCCATTACAAAAAGTATTATATCTATATTAATTGGAATTATGGTCGATAAAGGGCTAATAAAAAATATTCACGAACCGATTCATCACTACTTTCCAGAAATATTAAAATTTAATAACCCAATGAAGGAGGAAATTACACTATTTCATTTGTTAACTATGACATCGGGAATACAAGTAGGAAATTTCCAATCTTCAAAAAACTGGATAAAGTTCATATTAGATCAACCAATGATACATAAACCGGGTACAACCTTTCAATATCATAATGGTAACTCTCATTTATTAAGCGCAATTATCCAAAAAATTTCTGGGACTTCAACCGAATCATTTGCCAAGAAGTATTTATTTCATCCATTAGGGATCAATCAATACATTTGGGTAAAGGACCCGCAAGGAATTCACGGAGGCGGCTTTAGTATTTCATTAAATGTAGAGGACTTAGTAAAGCTTGGATTATTATTTTTAAACAAAGGGCAATATAATTCAAAGCAGTTGATTTCATCTGAATTTCTCCAACAAATGATAAAACCGTACAAACAAGTTGATATCACTATTGAAGGAACACGTGGTTATGGTTACCAGTTATGGACCTATGAAAGTACTAAGTATAACAAACAATTGGAATATTACTATGCTAGTGGGTTATACGGACAATATATATTTATTGTACCGAAGTTAAACATAATGGCTGTAGTAAAAAGCCATTTACAATATGATCAGCAATCTGCACCTAGACTCTTTTTCGAAGAACTTTTAGGTAGTTGGATGGATGAGTAA
- a CDS encoding phosphotransferase enzyme family protein, with product MMDLGNMVRGVASDAVAQSLVKFWEYDEGTLKLWRASSNFVYAFERNQVQYFLRISFEQDNSIDQIIAELEFMQYLQLNGFPSVTPIRSISGKLIETLKTPEGTYIAVVFSAANGINLDTDTISAKQMEEWGKSLASFHCLSKTFEPVFERRKSWLDTVQFMENVFKEHQGEQLALQELGRVTNWLQSLPTNKDVFGLIHYDFQLDNIFFEENKNQSFNVIDFDDAMYHWYVLDIVTALDDFIEDNKPHSKLLIQSFLNGYHSKMDLDRNVIAQFPQFQKYANLYKFSKILKSLDYGEINEMPSWFVELRGKLVRVAEELRQSFQKTW from the coding sequence ATGATGGATTTAGGAAACATGGTAAGAGGAGTAGCTTCTGATGCAGTCGCTCAAAGTCTCGTTAAATTTTGGGAATATGACGAGGGGACATTAAAGTTGTGGCGTGCAAGCTCAAATTTTGTGTATGCTTTTGAACGTAATCAAGTTCAATATTTTTTGAGAATTAGTTTTGAGCAGGATAATTCTATTGATCAAATAATAGCTGAGTTAGAGTTTATGCAATATTTACAATTAAACGGATTTCCATCGGTAACACCAATTCGATCAATCAGTGGAAAACTTATTGAAACACTAAAAACACCCGAAGGAACATATATAGCTGTTGTCTTTAGTGCAGCAAATGGAATCAATTTGGACACTGATACGATTAGTGCAAAACAGATGGAGGAATGGGGAAAATCACTTGCCTCATTTCATTGTTTGTCAAAAACTTTTGAGCCAGTTTTTGAAAGAAGAAAGAGTTGGCTGGACACAGTACAATTTATGGAAAATGTATTTAAAGAACATCAAGGAGAACAATTAGCACTTCAAGAGCTAGGTAGGGTGACCAATTGGCTTCAATCATTACCTACTAACAAAGATGTGTTTGGGTTAATACACTATGATTTCCAATTAGATAATATCTTTTTTGAAGAAAATAAAAACCAGAGTTTTAATGTAATCGACTTTGATGATGCAATGTATCACTGGTATGTCCTTGATATTGTTACAGCCCTTGATGATTTTATTGAAGATAACAAACCTCATTCAAAATTACTGATTCAATCTTTCTTGAACGGATATCATTCTAAAATGGATTTAGATAGGAATGTAATAGCTCAATTTCCACAGTTTCAAAAGTATGCAAACTTATATAAATTCTCAAAAATATTAAAGAGTTTAGATTATGGAGAAATAAATGAAATGCCATCTTGGTTTGTTGAATTAAGGGGTAAGTTAGTTCGTGTTGCGGAAGAGTTAAGACAAAGCTTTCAAAAAACATGGTAA
- a CDS encoding GNAT family N-acetyltransferase: MLELRKITGDNIDEVIALDVEENQKDFLETTNLRSFADAHMLNTDGIPATPLAIYADEVAVGFLMYIYDTLDHESFENEFFYGKKSYFIWHNMIGESYQGKGYGKLAFEKILKSIETMPDGEAEYISLFYHTRNVKAKTLYASFGFLDTGIIQGNSMLAIKNLDRK, from the coding sequence ATGCTCGAATTACGAAAGATAACCGGGGATAACATTGATGAAGTAATAGCACTTGATGTTGAAGAAAACCAAAAAGACTTTTTAGAAACTACAAACCTCAGAAGCTTTGCAGACGCTCATATGTTGAACACAGACGGTATACCAGCGACTCCATTGGCCATTTATGCCGATGAAGTTGCGGTTGGATTTTTGATGTATATTTATGATACGTTGGATCATGAATCATTTGAAAATGAATTTTTTTACGGGAAGAAGAGCTATTTTATTTGGCATAATATGATTGGAGAGAGTTATCAAGGGAAAGGCTACGGCAAACTGGCATTTGAAAAAATACTGAAGTCTATTGAAACTATGCCAGATGGGGAAGCAGAATATATATCCCTCTTTTATCATACACGAAATGTCAAAGCGAAAACATTATACGCTTCATTTGGTTTCTTAGATACAGGAATCATTCAAGGTAATTCAATGTTGGCAATTAAAAATCTAGATAGAAAATAA
- a CDS encoding GyrI-like domain-containing protein: MSRDMIAQKSVKDLEVVKLVGIRVVCAGEKYLEEIPKAAKILKERTNEIKNVLFSGQQVGAFVVEESSPEEDGYWICVQVDEYKDVPEDMSTLTVPPHKYATILHNGPNYQIKNSYEELHQWIAIKGLKRSNKSWNLEFYLRDNQNPDHVRVELFDSIMG; encoded by the coding sequence ATGTCACGAGATATGATTGCTCAAAAGTCTGTTAAAGATTTAGAGGTGGTTAAATTAGTTGGAATTAGAGTAGTTTGTGCAGGAGAAAAGTATCTTGAAGAAATTCCAAAAGCTGCTAAGATCCTAAAAGAAAGAACGAATGAAATTAAAAATGTATTATTTTCAGGTCAACAAGTAGGCGCTTTTGTTGTAGAAGAATCCTCTCCAGAAGAAGATGGTTATTGGATTTGCGTTCAAGTTGATGAATATAAAGATGTGCCTGAAGATATGAGTACATTAACAGTCCCCCCACACAAATATGCTACTATTCTGCACAATGGTCCTAATTATCAAATAAAAAACAGTTATGAGGAATTACACCAATGGATTGCTATAAAAGGATTGAAAAGATCTAATAAAAGTTGGAATTTGGAATTTTACTTGAGAGACAATCAAAATCCCGATCATGTTCGAGTAGAATTATTCGACTCTATAATGGGTTAA
- a CDS encoding DUF6688 domain-containing protein, with amino-acid sequence MLLLIIFISVPLYAFFRMVQSFIKKTKSRNVQGGSFKIIVIDTYYSLVILCLLMVGFFLNGSAVDGGERLHIFELTGVKANGYASLSNEYIASIIILLILGMISFWIVSLNNGGLSPIVYVICSTLMISNILFAVAYLTHTGFSHDGEEFSVFILQISLLSLFFLYIARLKDSLNHFLDSQNEKEIEYDNNFMLFLYKISNNYKNMTRIWGICLFPILIIIQLILVLFGQRPDSVIRAFLETSSFNYSKIPAPKPQIVEGDGHYLCTVSAKGHKKLVKPIRAGIRGGLRIPVNRQLLIANAFENILEQYMPTFHKIIRNFYDRYGYPISRHINSKWSADVIYLLMKPLEWFFLVVLYTVDKNPENRIHIQYSELRK; translated from the coding sequence ATGCTGCTTTTAATTATTTTTATTTCAGTTCCTTTATATGCTTTTTTTAGAATGGTTCAGAGTTTTATTAAGAAAACAAAGTCGCGTAATGTTCAAGGTGGTTCATTTAAAATTATAGTAATTGATACCTATTATTCCTTGGTTATTTTATGTTTACTTATGGTTGGTTTTTTTCTAAATGGTAGTGCCGTAGATGGCGGTGAGCGTTTGCATATTTTTGAATTAACAGGTGTGAAGGCAAATGGATATGCTTCTCTTTCAAATGAATATATAGCATCAATTATCATCTTATTAATATTGGGTATGATTTCCTTTTGGATCGTAAGTCTTAACAATGGGGGGCTTTCACCGATTGTGTACGTGATATGTAGTACATTAATGATATCTAATATCCTATTTGCAGTTGCCTATCTTACACATACAGGCTTTTCACATGATGGGGAAGAATTTTCAGTATTCATTCTGCAAATTAGTTTACTCTCACTATTCTTTTTATATATCGCAAGATTGAAAGATTCCCTCAATCATTTTCTTGATAGCCAAAATGAAAAGGAGATAGAGTACGATAATAATTTCATGCTATTTCTCTACAAAATATCTAATAACTATAAAAATATGACAAGAATATGGGGAATATGTTTATTTCCGATTTTAATCATCATCCAGCTAATTTTGGTTTTATTTGGGCAACGTCCGGATAGTGTTATCCGTGCGTTCCTTGAGACGAGCTCTTTCAACTATTCGAAAATCCCTGCACCTAAACCACAGATAGTAGAAGGGGACGGGCATTATTTGTGTACGGTCTCTGCTAAAGGGCATAAAAAATTGGTCAAACCAATTAGAGCTGGTATTAGAGGTGGATTAAGAATTCCCGTGAACCGCCAGCTCCTGATTGCTAATGCCTTTGAAAATATTCTAGAACAATATATGCCAACCTTTCATAAAATCATCCGTAACTTTTACGATCGATATGGCTATCCAATAAGTAGGCATATTAATTCAAAATGGTCCGCAGACGTCATTTATCTTTTAATGAAGCCTTTAGAATGGTTCTTTCTTGTAGTGCTATATACAGTAGACAAAAATCCAGAAAACAGAATTCATATACAATATAGTGAATTGCGAAAGTGA
- a CDS encoding D-glycero-alpha-D-manno-heptose-1,7-bisphosphate 7-phosphatase gives MYKLKVAFFDRDGTIIEDYPDNSWTSIKHPVFIDGSINTLKEVIKKGYKIIIVTNQYIINEGYITMDQYNDLNNQMERELTHQGVELLDVFYCPHGKGEGCTCIKPNIGMIKEAILKYPEINLEESFIIGDSAVDVELALNIGIKGFGIRVGSNYKEANIYELDSIKDLTRYI, from the coding sequence GTGTATAAATTGAAAGTTGCATTCTTTGATAGAGATGGCACAATAATTGAAGATTATCCTGACAATAGTTGGACTAGTATAAAGCATCCAGTATTTATAGATGGATCAATTAATACATTAAAAGAAGTCATAAAGAAAGGTTATAAAATTATAATTGTTACCAACCAATACATTATTAATGAAGGATATATTACGATGGACCAATACAATGATTTAAATAATCAAATGGAAAGAGAGTTAACTCACCAAGGTGTTGAATTGCTTGATGTATTTTATTGTCCGCATGGAAAAGGTGAGGGCTGTACTTGTATAAAACCAAATATTGGGATGATAAAGGAGGCTATTCTTAAGTATCCTGAAATTAATTTGGAAGAGTCCTTTATTATTGGTGATTCAGCAGTCGATGTAGAATTAGCATTAAATATAGGAATTAAAGGTTTTGGAATTAGAGTCGGTTCTAATTACAAGGAAGCAAATATATATGAGTTGGACAGTATAAAAGATTTAACACGTTATATTTAA
- a CDS encoding sigma-70 family RNA polymerase sigma factor, producing MVTIHDLKEIMNDYTEPLIRLAYYYVKDPQAAEDIVQEVFIKLYHAQNTYVECGELKAFLYKMTANKCKDYLKSWSYRKVQLQNNIFPSNSKLDVDELIRKDEQTIIGEAILKLPLKHREALIYYYFNDMTIRDIASLLSTPESTIKTRLRRGKELLKSKLKNIEWEVLLNG from the coding sequence TTGGTAACTATTCACGACTTAAAAGAAATAATGAATGACTATACAGAACCATTAATACGTTTAGCTTATTACTATGTAAAAGATCCGCAAGCAGCTGAAGATATTGTGCAAGAAGTATTCATTAAATTGTATCATGCTCAAAATACCTATGTTGAATGTGGCGAATTAAAAGCTTTTTTATATAAAATGACAGCGAATAAGTGTAAAGACTATTTGAAAAGTTGGAGTTATAGAAAAGTACAACTACAAAATAATATTTTTCCTTCGAACAGTAAATTAGACGTTGATGAACTAATTAGAAAAGACGAACAAACGATTATAGGAGAAGCAATTCTTAAATTGCCATTAAAGCATCGGGAAGCACTCATCTATTATTATTTTAATGACATGACAATTCGTGATATCGCCAGTCTTCTGTCTACACCGGAAAGCACAATAAAAACGAGATTACGAAGAGGAAAAGAACTATTGAAAAGCAAACTAAAAAATATAGAGTGGGAGGTGCTTTTAAATGGATAA
- a CDS encoding protoporphyrinogen oxidase produces MTNIHLEVLERCSKETEDTIQAENQAFAQTKISYLKENQGEFIYAESTQFQEIRVDAVALEFDDAFNFYTALFGLKLQKKHGETIRQYLKANVKSALGSSSASFSGQEGLWELNIAVDCIDGFSEELTIQEVYELLSQFVAQLLQIVEV; encoded by the coding sequence ATGACAAACATTCATTTGGAAGTATTAGAACGTTGCAGTAAAGAAACAGAAGATACAATACAAGCAGAGAACCAAGCGTTCGCACAAACAAAAATTAGCTATTTAAAAGAAAATCAAGGTGAGTTTATCTATGCGGAAAGCACACAATTTCAAGAAATTCGTGTGGACGCAGTTGCTTTAGAATTTGATGATGCTTTTAATTTTTATACGGCATTATTTGGTCTAAAGCTACAAAAAAAACACGGAGAAACGATTCGCCAATATTTAAAAGCAAATGTTAAATCTGCATTAGGAAGCAGTAGTGCATCCTTTTCTGGTCAAGAAGGACTTTGGGAATTAAATATTGCGGTGGATTGTATTGACGGCTTTTCAGAAGAGTTAACGATTCAGGAAGTGTATGAACTTCTTTCACAATTTGTTGCGCAATTATTACAAATTGTTGAAGTATAA
- a CDS encoding TRM11 family SAM-dependent methyltransferase, translated as MKYLYSFAWQRGEYELSRMEMRTFFNFHVEGNVLISEQKIAPSRSPYMRLRLDIWHEAETIELLVAAVQHVDLHGKTFKIHCLNNSQDAIEPKLTRSLRNDYMRQIALSINGEPELDRPDIVLGLVFVDNCFYFGQLHEGESVWLKHMQKPEMYSTALSTRDARAIVNIAVPYPQGLRIIDPCCGIGTVLVEAMSMGISIEGRDLNKRVVWGSRINLSHFGYEPNVEIGPIEEAKEGYDVAIIDMPYNLFTHTTDDLQQSIITHARRIAKRVVIVTIESMDDKIANAQLSIKDQAVLKKGKFERQVLICE; from the coding sequence ATGAAATACTTATATAGTTTTGCTTGGCAACGTGGTGAATACGAACTTTCACGCATGGAAATGCGCACATTTTTTAACTTTCATGTGGAAGGAAATGTTTTAATAAGCGAGCAAAAAATAGCCCCAAGTCGTAGTCCATACATGCGACTGCGTTTAGACATTTGGCATGAGGCAGAAACGATTGAATTGCTTGTTGCAGCGGTGCAGCACGTTGACTTACATGGGAAAACCTTTAAAATACATTGCTTAAATAATAGTCAGGACGCGATTGAGCCAAAATTAACACGCTCACTGCGCAATGATTATATGCGACAAATCGCGTTATCCATAAACGGAGAGCCTGAGTTAGACAGACCTGACATCGTACTAGGCCTTGTATTCGTAGACAATTGCTTTTATTTTGGTCAGCTTCATGAAGGAGAATCAGTGTGGCTAAAGCACATGCAAAAGCCTGAAATGTACTCGACCGCCTTAAGCACACGAGATGCCCGAGCCATCGTGAATATTGCGGTGCCTTATCCGCAAGGCTTACGTATTATTGATCCATGCTGTGGGATTGGCACTGTGCTTGTCGAAGCAATGAGTATGGGTATTTCTATTGAAGGACGAGATCTCAATAAACGCGTTGTGTGGGGTTCACGTATCAATTTAAGCCACTTCGGCTATGAACCAAATGTAGAAATTGGTCCGATTGAAGAAGCGAAGGAAGGCTATGATGTAGCAATTATTGATATGCCTTATAACTTGTTTACCCATACGACCGATGACTTGCAACAAAGTATCATTACGCATGCACGACGCATCGCAAAGCGCGTCGTTATCGTAACGATTGAATCGATGGACGATAAAATTGCCAACGCTCAACTATCAATTAAAGACCAAGCCGTATTAAAAAAGGGTAAATTTGAACGCCAAGTATTAATTTGTGAATAA